The Syntrophus gentianae nucleotide sequence GTAAAAACGCAGCCAAGGATCGGTCAGTACAGATCAGGCTTTGGCTGGCAGGAGCAAGCCCCGCTCATCTTTGGGCAGTGGTTTCCACTGATCGGGGAGCAGTTCCCTCAAGCGACTGACCGGATGGCTCATAATCCGGCGGAGCATGTCGTCGAAGTACTCCCAAGGATTGACGTCACAGTTTTTACAGGATTGGATGAGGCTCATGAACAGGGCCGCC carries:
- a CDS encoding transposase domain-containing protein, with protein sequence AALFMSLIQSCKNCDVNPWEYFDDMLRRIMSHPVSRLRELLPDQWKPLPKDERGLLLPAKA